A genomic stretch from Komagataeibacter xylinus includes:
- the cysK gene encoding cysteine synthase A gives MTKTTPPDRTYGFAAPRGRIYDSIVETVGGTPLVALPHLTREDGLAARVLMKLEFFNPLASVKDRIGAAMIEDAEARGEIHPGKTTLVEPTSGNTGISLAFVAAARGYRLIVTMPEGASIERRKMLRLLDAQLELTPSRLGMAGAIARAEEILQKTPNAWMPRQFDNPANPEVHAATTAEEIWVDTAGTVDIVVAGLGTGGTASGIAHGLRSRKSGIEVYGVEPMESAILNGDEPGPHGIQGIGPGFCPRTLDLAALAGVLPVSEREAIAAARRCARLDGVPVGISSGAALHAAIQLAGRPENAGKTIVTIAPSFAERYLSTSLFTGLV, from the coding sequence ATGACGAAAACCACCCCGCCCGATCGCACGTACGGTTTTGCCGCCCCGCGCGGGCGGATATACGACTCCATTGTCGAGACCGTGGGGGGTACGCCGCTCGTGGCGCTGCCGCATCTGACCCGCGAGGATGGTCTGGCCGCCCGCGTGCTGATGAAGCTGGAGTTCTTCAATCCGCTCGCCTCGGTGAAGGATCGCATCGGTGCTGCCATGATCGAGGATGCCGAGGCACGCGGCGAGATCCATCCTGGCAAGACCACGCTGGTGGAACCGACTTCGGGCAATACCGGCATTTCGCTGGCTTTTGTGGCGGCCGCACGGGGCTACAGGCTGATCGTGACCATGCCGGAGGGGGCCTCGATCGAGCGGCGCAAGATGCTGCGCCTGCTTGATGCCCAGCTTGAACTTACCCCCTCGCGCCTGGGCATGGCGGGCGCCATCGCGCGGGCTGAGGAAATCCTGCAAAAAACCCCCAATGCGTGGATGCCGCGCCAGTTCGACAACCCCGCCAACCCCGAAGTTCATGCCGCCACCACGGCGGAGGAAATCTGGGTTGATACGGCAGGCACGGTTGACATTGTGGTGGCGGGCTTAGGCACGGGCGGCACGGCAAGCGGCATTGCCCACGGGCTCAGGTCCCGCAAGTCCGGCATCGAGGTCTATGGCGTGGAGCCGATGGAAAGCGCCATTCTCAATGGTGATGAGCCGGGGCCGCATGGCATTCAGGGAATCGGGCCGGGCTTCTGCCCCCGCACGCTCGACCTTGCGGCGCTGGCGGGCGTGCTGCCGGTATCGGAGCGCGAGGCCATCGCCGCCGCCCGCCGCTGCGCGCGGCTGGACGGGGTGCCGGTGGGCATCTCATCGGGTGCGGCCCTGCATGCGGCCATACAGCTTGCGGGGCGGCCCGAGAACGCAGGGAAGACCATCGTCACCATCGCGCCTTCCTTTGCCGAGCGCTACCTGTCTACCTCCCTGTTTACCGGGCTGGTCTAG
- a CDS encoding OmpA family protein — translation MNLRYGLLAGSLLAASVTLGSVLVSAPVFAQPVQGLYMSGEGGATFNQGQVIRNSSARDQFRTGAIGLGAIGWGLGNGFRVELEGHYRNNDLKTVGGNAAYHARADGRQQESGLMANALFDLDIGKSWLFPYFGAGIGYGWQNMNTTITGNVNGANYSQHVSGSYGNFAYQGIFGLSFPMPWVVGLSATAEYRFWTMLGPQSHHSVVTGSETALTAMNNDYGFRNGNRDSRTDFNHSLMLGLRYEFNPAPPPPPPPSTNAVPAPAENRTYLVFFDWDRSDLTDRARSIVAVAAQASTNTQTTRIEVNGYTDNSAAHPGPQGEKYNQALSLKRAQVIKAELVRDGVPGPAIDIHGYGDGNPLVQTAANTREAQNRRVEIILH, via the coding sequence ATGAATCTGCGGTACGGATTGCTTGCAGGGTCTTTATTGGCTGCCTCGGTTACCCTGGGCTCCGTGCTGGTCTCCGCTCCTGTATTCGCCCAGCCTGTCCAGGGCCTGTATATGAGCGGTGAAGGTGGCGCGACCTTCAACCAGGGCCAGGTCATACGGAATTCTTCGGCACGTGATCAGTTTCGCACCGGCGCCATTGGCCTCGGCGCGATTGGCTGGGGGCTTGGCAATGGCTTCCGCGTGGAGCTTGAGGGCCATTATCGCAACAACGACCTGAAAACCGTGGGCGGCAATGCCGCCTATCACGCCCGCGCCGATGGCAGACAGCAGGAATCGGGGCTGATGGCCAATGCGCTGTTCGACCTTGATATCGGCAAAAGCTGGCTGTTCCCGTATTTTGGCGCGGGTATCGGCTATGGCTGGCAGAACATGAACACCACCATCACGGGCAACGTGAATGGGGCGAACTACAGCCAGCACGTGAGCGGCAGCTACGGCAACTTCGCCTATCAGGGCATCTTCGGCCTCTCCTTCCCCATGCCGTGGGTCGTGGGGCTTTCAGCTACGGCGGAATACCGGTTCTGGACCATGCTCGGCCCGCAGTCGCACCATTCCGTGGTGACGGGCAGCGAGACCGCGCTTACGGCCATGAACAATGATTACGGCTTTCGCAACGGCAACCGTGACAGCCGCACCGACTTCAACCATTCGCTGATGCTCGGCCTGCGCTACGAGTTCAATCCGGCCCCGCCGCCACCGCCGCCGCCTTCGACCAACGCCGTGCCTGCCCCGGCCGAGAACCGCACCTACCTCGTGTTCTTTGACTGGGACCGCAGCGACCTGACCGACCGCGCCCGCTCCATCGTGGCCGTCGCGGCGCAGGCCTCGACCAACACGCAGACCACGCGCATCGAGGTCAATGGCTATACCGACAACTCGGCGGCCCATCCCGGCCCGCAGGGCGAAAAGTATAATCAGGCCCTCTCGCTCAAGCGCGCGCAGGTCATCAAGGCCGAACTGGTGCGTGACGGTGTGCCCGGCCCCGCCATCGATATTCATGGCTATGGCGATGGCAACCCGCTGGTTCAGACCGCTGCCAACACGCGCGAGGCCCAGAACCGCCGGGTGGAGATCATCCTGCACTGA
- a CDS encoding Rrf2 family transcriptional regulator has product MLLRRDRTMIAILIMLDVAFHAGRNGTISAADIAERAGLARRGIEPLLQTLSRSGLLESVRGPRGGYRLGRPRRDILLADILAVITAEDNTDDGPIGGLFQKVVEPCWQEFDTMIDEQCRKISLDDLVRRAEHAGMRRPLPEPITFSI; this is encoded by the coding sequence ATGCTGCTGCGGCGTGACAGGACCATGATCGCCATACTGATCATGCTTGACGTGGCCTTTCACGCGGGGCGGAACGGCACCATCAGCGCGGCCGACATCGCCGAGCGCGCGGGCCTGGCCCGGCGCGGGATCGAGCCGCTGCTCCAGACCCTGTCACGCTCGGGCCTGCTGGAAAGCGTGCGCGGCCCCCGTGGCGGCTACCGCCTGGGCCGGCCGCGGCGTGACATCCTGCTGGCGGATATTCTTGCGGTCATCACGGCAGAGGACAATACGGATGACGGCCCCATTGGCGGGCTGTTCCAGAAGGTTGTCGAGCCGTGCTGGCAGGAATTCGATACGATGATCGATGAACAGTGCCGCAAGATCAGCCTTGATGACCTCGTGCGCCGGGCCGAGCATGCGGGCATGCGCCGCCCGCTGCCCGAGCCGATCACGTTTTCGATCTGA
- a CDS encoding DUF1491 family protein: MDEPRLKTGLWVRAMLRQAGQKGNPGMVLHHGDDDAGGVLAVLLGRGGRMCVLAQTRTPDGRRAWFRATGETDVDQAGVDAYVTRQMERDPDLWVVEFDAPDLAPPFEARLI; this comes from the coding sequence ATGGATGAACCCCGCCTGAAAACCGGCCTGTGGGTCCGGGCAATGCTGCGCCAGGCTGGACAGAAGGGAAATCCGGGCATGGTGCTGCACCATGGCGATGATGACGCAGGCGGCGTGCTGGCCGTGCTTCTGGGGCGTGGGGGGCGGATGTGCGTGCTGGCCCAGACCCGTACCCCCGATGGACGCCGGGCATGGTTCCGCGCTACAGGGGAGACGGATGTTGATCAGGCCGGTGTTGACGCCTATGTCACACGGCAGATGGAACGCGACCCCGACTTGTGGGTTGTTGAATTCGATGCCCCTGATCTGGCGCCGCCGTTTGAAGCAAGATTGATATGA